In one Brassica oleracea var. oleracea cultivar TO1000 chromosome C9, BOL, whole genome shotgun sequence genomic region, the following are encoded:
- the LOC106313840 gene encoding LOW QUALITY PROTEIN: glycine-rich cell wall structural protein 1.8 (The sequence of the model RefSeq protein was modified relative to this genomic sequence to represent the inferred CDS: deleted 1 base in 1 codon): MVSLKALSTVFFLILGVGICYATSRNLLTYGDMPAGHGGGGGGGHGGGEGYGGVSGGGYGGGSGEGGGGGYGGAEGYAGGGGGGHGGGGGGASSSGGYASGGGEGGGGGYGGATGGYGGHAGGGGQGGGGGQGGGGGGTSSSGGYASGGGEGGGGGYGGAAGGYGGHAGGGGGGSGGGGGGAAYGGGGDHASGYGSGGGEGAGGAIGGHAGGGGGGSGGGGGSAYGGGGEHASGYGSGAGEGGGAGGGEYGGGAGGGGGHGGGGGSAGGGSYGGGAYGGGXXXXXXEGGGSGGGSGAGGYGGGGGGGSGGGGAYGGGGAHGGGYGSGGGEGGGYGGAAGGYGSGGGGGHGGGGGGGHGGGGGSGGGGYAP, encoded by the exons ATGGTTTCTCTCAAAGCTCTCTCAACTGTCTTTTTTCTTATACTCGGCGTTGGCATTTGCTACGCCACTAGCCGGAATCTCTTAACATACGGGGATATGCCCGCTGGCCATGGTGGTGGCGGTGGAGGAGGACATGGTGGTGGTGAAGGTTATGGAGGAGTGAGTGGTGGTGGTTATGGGGGCGGTAGTGGAGAAGGTGGTGGTGGTGGATATGGAGGAGCTGAAGGTTATGCAGGTGGCGGTGGTGGTGGTCACGGTGGTGGCGGTGGTGGAGCTTCTTCTTCTGGTGGATACGCTAGTGGAGGTGGAGAAGGAGGTGGTGGCGGTTACGGTGGAGCAACTGGTGGATATGGTGGTCATGCTGGTGGTGGTGGTCAGGGTGGAGGGGGTGGTCAGGGTGGAGGGGGTGGTGGAACTTCTTCTTCCGGTGGGTATGCTAGTGGAGGAGGAGAAGGCGGAGGTGGAGGTTATGGTGGAGCAGCTGGTGGTTATGGTGGTCATGCTGGTGGCGGCGGTGGAGGTAGTGGTGGTGGTGGTGGTGGAGCTGCTTATGGCGGTGGAGGAGATCATGCTAGTGGTTATGGAAGTGGTGGTGGTGAAGGAGCTGGTGGTGCAATTGGTGGTCATGCTGGTGGGGGAGGTGGTGGCAGTGGAGGCGGTGGAGGATCGGCTTATGGTGGTGGAGGTGAGCATGCTAGTGGTTACGGAAGTGGAGCTGGTGAAGGTGGTGGCGCGGGTGGAGGTGAGTATGGAGGTGGAGCTGGAGGTGGAGGCGGACATGGAGGTGGTGGAGGATCAGCAGGTGGAGGGTCTTATGGTGGTGGTGCTTATGGAGGCGGT NNNNNNNNNNNNNNNNNTGAAGGAGGAGGATCTGGAGGTGGATCAGGAGCCGGAGGGTATGGAGGTGGTGGCGGTGGAGGGAGTGGTGGAGGAGGAGCTTACGGGGGAGGTGGAGCACATGGAGGTGGTTATGGAAGTGGTGGTGGTGAAGGAGGTGGTTATGGTGGTGCAGCAGGTGGATATGGGAGTGGTGGTGGAGGCGGTCACGGTGGTGGCGGTGGAGGCGGTCACGGTGGTGGTGGTGGTTCAGGCGGTGGAGGCTATGCCCCATGA